In Spirosoma aureum, a single genomic region encodes these proteins:
- a CDS encoding TonB-dependent receptor: MKKLLLLVIFLLFGLIGVRAQTNIEGRVTDENDQPLAGVTIIIRGTNTGTVTQPDGHFRLPTTESLPLTISISFIGYRRQDVTVRGNNFRSISVTLTEEAITADEVIVSASRVPEDIRKASVTVEKLGARQFQQSPAASPFDALQNVKGVDLLTQSLTFKSVNLRGFGANNNNRFLQLTDGMDNRSPGLGFGFGNVAGISDLDVESIELIPGASSALYGPDALQGLMLTSSKNPFTYQGLSAQVKVGVNNVGKSGFGPKGYGDFAIRYAQQLGTRFAFKVNFQRLSGTDFIADDYSDRSTRARENFFATDATRGNIATGIGFVPNNDSNTNLQYDGVNVYGDDINAGGAYTFPANYGNSSLQNKLVTRTGYTELALLGNNGKVFNNRANVSLHYKLSSTIEASLGWYYGNGNFIRTAGFREYFPDYQRHQFKAEIRGENFFLRAYTTQQRAEGWNIGQTAVAINNAWKPLTQWATEFGQVYVENKVSAGLARNEADRGRYLPGSTSFNLVRDLFANAFNTDTVPGYKGAKGTRFRDNSALWHYEGMYNFTNLVEVAEVIAGGSIRHYALNTGGTAITLKADGSEYTINEYGAYLQVAKEVKLGSSLTIKPTVAIRYDKNQYFSGGFTPRASAVISAGVHNFRASWQSAFRNPSPGQLFSVPAAGKGGEVGGARLAAESAGLFSNPAYLDSDVKDFAAGRITEAQLRSRAYNPANFTTEKIKTWEVGYKTLIQNKLYIDAFYFYSKYTDFIAAQSFYQPTNGQIADFATNAYRTLQINFNNFNEIFVTGSGFGLEYGLGRGFTLSGNYTYQVGTVTLRDAQGNIIKDNAGLDIVKRKMSNPEVSQKGRNFFISPENRYNLSLNNARLTDRIGATITYRWTDRMWVEQGTTAGDVWLPSWSSVDAQVSYKVPDYKSTVKLGGTNVLNKYYAQGYGLARIGGLYYVSVTFDELFR; the protein is encoded by the coding sequence ATGAAGAAACTACTTTTACTTGTGATATTTCTGCTGTTCGGCCTGATTGGTGTCCGGGCACAGACAAATATCGAGGGCCGAGTTACTGACGAAAACGATCAGCCTTTAGCGGGCGTGACCATTATTATTCGGGGCACGAATACAGGTACGGTTACGCAGCCAGACGGGCACTTTAGATTACCAACCACAGAATCACTACCACTGACCATTAGTATTTCGTTTATCGGATACCGCCGTCAGGATGTGACGGTAAGAGGAAATAATTTCCGCAGTATTTCAGTAACGCTCACCGAAGAAGCGATCACTGCCGATGAGGTGATAGTATCGGCCAGTCGCGTTCCTGAAGATATTCGAAAAGCTTCCGTAACGGTCGAAAAACTCGGTGCAAGACAGTTTCAGCAGTCGCCAGCAGCCAGCCCGTTTGATGCGTTGCAAAATGTGAAAGGAGTCGATTTGCTGACGCAAAGCCTGACGTTTAAATCGGTTAATCTGCGTGGCTTTGGGGCTAACAACAACAATCGCTTTCTGCAACTGACCGATGGCATGGACAACCGTTCTCCAGGATTAGGGTTTGGCTTTGGCAATGTAGCCGGTATTTCTGATCTGGATGTGGAGAGCATTGAACTAATTCCGGGAGCGTCGTCGGCACTGTATGGGCCTGACGCCTTGCAGGGACTCATGCTAACATCCAGCAAGAATCCATTTACGTATCAGGGCCTGAGCGCTCAGGTAAAAGTAGGCGTCAATAATGTCGGTAAATCAGGGTTTGGGCCAAAAGGGTATGGTGATTTTGCCATCCGATACGCCCAACAGCTCGGAACACGCTTTGCGTTTAAAGTAAATTTCCAGCGATTAAGTGGGACTGATTTCATTGCCGACGACTACAGCGACCGCTCGACCCGTGCGCGGGAGAATTTTTTTGCAACTGATGCCACTCGGGGAAACATTGCCACCGGAATCGGTTTTGTGCCAAACAATGACTCCAATACGAACCTTCAGTACGATGGCGTGAACGTTTATGGTGATGACATCAATGCGGGAGGTGCTTACACATTTCCTGCCAATTATGGCAATTCATCCTTGCAGAACAAGCTGGTAACCCGCACTGGCTATACCGAACTGGCCCTATTGGGTAACAATGGTAAGGTATTTAATAATCGCGCCAACGTATCCCTGCATTATAAACTGTCGAGCACTATTGAAGCCTCGTTGGGTTGGTATTACGGCAATGGCAATTTTATTCGTACGGCCGGTTTCCGGGAGTATTTTCCGGACTACCAGCGACATCAGTTCAAGGCTGAAATCCGGGGCGAAAATTTCTTTCTACGGGCGTATACCACCCAGCAGCGAGCCGAAGGCTGGAACATTGGTCAGACCGCCGTTGCGATTAATAATGCCTGGAAGCCACTGACGCAGTGGGCCACAGAGTTTGGGCAGGTATACGTAGAAAATAAAGTAAGCGCCGGGCTGGCTCGGAATGAGGCTGATCGTGGACGTTATTTGCCCGGTTCAACGAGCTTTAATCTAGTGCGGGATCTGTTTGCTAATGCCTTCAACACCGATACGGTTCCTGGCTATAAAGGTGCGAAAGGGACACGTTTTCGCGATAATTCAGCCCTTTGGCACTACGAAGGTATGTACAACTTCACAAATCTGGTCGAAGTAGCTGAGGTGATTGCAGGGGGCAGTATCCGGCATTATGCCCTGAACACCGGTGGGACCGCCATTACGCTGAAAGCAGATGGTTCAGAATACACCATCAACGAATATGGGGCTTATTTACAGGTTGCCAAAGAAGTAAAGCTTGGCTCGTCGCTAACGATAAAGCCAACAGTGGCCATCCGATACGATAAGAATCAGTATTTCAGTGGTGGTTTTACGCCCAGAGCCTCGGCCGTGATAAGCGCTGGTGTTCATAATTTCCGGGCTTCGTGGCAATCGGCTTTCCGGAACCCATCACCGGGTCAACTGTTTTCCGTTCCGGCGGCTGGCAAAGGGGGCGAAGTCGGTGGGGCACGTCTGGCGGCTGAGTCAGCCGGATTATTTTCCAATCCGGCTTATCTGGATAGCGACGTTAAAGATTTTGCGGCTGGGCGCATTACAGAAGCTCAACTGCGTAGTCGGGCCTATAATCCGGCTAATTTTACGACCGAAAAAATCAAAACCTGGGAAGTTGGCTACAAAACCCTGATTCAGAATAAACTGTATATCGACGCCTTCTATTTTTACAGCAAATACACCGATTTCATTGCCGCTCAGAGCTTTTATCAACCAACCAATGGCCAGATTGCTGATTTTGCGACGAATGCCTACCGGACACTACAGATCAATTTCAACAACTTCAACGAGATATTCGTAACTGGCTCCGGGTTTGGTCTGGAGTATGGACTAGGTCGGGGATTTACGCTCAGTGGTAATTACACCTATCAGGTTGGCACCGTAACGCTTCGCGATGCACAGGGCAACATCATTAAAGACAATGCGGGTCTCGATATCGTAAAGCGGAAAATGAGTAACCCTGAAGTGTCACAGAAAGGTCGAAACTTCTTTATCTCGCCCGAAAATCGCTATAACCTTAGCCTGAACAATGCACGCCTGACCGATCGGATCGGAGCCACGATTACCTATCGCTGGACGGATCGGATGTGGGTTGAGCAGGGAACTACAGCGGGCGACGTCTGGCTTCCATCGTGGAGCAGTGTCGATGCGCAGGTATCGTATAAAGTGCCGGACTATAAATCGACGGTTAAACTCGGTGGTACGAACGTTCTCAACAAATACTACGCTCAGGGCTATGGCCTTGCCCGGATCGGCGGGTTGTATTACGTGAGCGTTACGTTTGATGAGTTGTTTCGATAG
- a CDS encoding TonB-dependent receptor, with the protein MKQVLKSMFLIGVILLPLFVSAQNPPVINSTITGKVIDARTKELLIGATVTIKGTTNGGPTDQNGQFKLLTAQKLPLAVVVSFLGYQTKEVVVSDDNTEIQLEEGANQLADVVITSRRRQESAQDVPIPISVVSGNRAEDAGAFNVNRLKEMVPTVQLYASNARNTTLNIRGLGSTYGLTNDGIDPGVGFYVDGVYYARPAATALDFIDIEQVEVLRGPQGTLFGKNTTAGAFNITTRPAGFTPSGSFELSYGNYGYIQAKGSLTGPLSKKLAARVSFTGTQRNGTFFNVHTQLPINDINNIGVRAQLLYTPSDNVRITIIGDVSDQKPNGYGWPVAGVVPTKRAAYRQFNAIIADLNYKLPYSSAFERIVDLDTPSKADNQLGGVSVNADIKIGGGTLTSTTAWRHWKWTPLNDRDYIGLPVFTISAGNSVHDQWSQEIRYAGKVSSRLSGVVGLFGLWQDLKSDPVQTEEAGSAQWRFAQSSTSALWKTPGLFDNFGIRTTNRIKSTGLAVFGQLDWALTDKIHVLPGVRYNYDKKVANYKRETYGGLQTTDAALIALKNGVYTNQAFDTDVSEDNFSGQVTLQYRAGSAINAFATYAISYKPVGINIGGLPTANGQTLLDLARVKPEHVNHVEFGLKTKPSPNSILNLVFYNTEIKDYQTQVQTPEPGVNRGYLANAEKVRVMGVEIDGNVRIANRLTLNAAFAYTDGKYVTFKNAPVPLEETGGEQAFKDISGGVLPGISKWSGSVGGEVTAKGKLISLKGNYFVGLDAFYRSSFSSSPSPSQYLNIDAYTLANGRLGFRASTGISIFVWSRNLFNTNYFEQLLAAPGSAGHYAGIVGDPRTYGVTLRYTF; encoded by the coding sequence ATGAAACAAGTTTTAAAGTCAATGTTTCTGATAGGGGTTATTCTTTTACCCTTATTCGTATCAGCTCAAAATCCCCCCGTTATCAATTCCACTATTACTGGGAAAGTTATTGATGCCCGCACGAAAGAACTATTAATTGGCGCCACTGTAACAATTAAAGGAACAACCAACGGTGGACCAACGGATCAAAATGGTCAATTCAAGTTACTGACAGCTCAAAAGCTTCCCCTGGCAGTGGTTGTGTCTTTTCTGGGTTATCAGACCAAAGAAGTGGTGGTATCTGATGACAACACAGAAATTCAACTTGAAGAGGGAGCCAATCAATTGGCCGATGTCGTGATAACGTCCCGACGCCGTCAGGAGTCGGCACAGGACGTTCCTATCCCGATCTCGGTTGTCAGTGGTAACCGGGCAGAAGATGCTGGTGCTTTCAACGTGAACCGATTGAAAGAAATGGTACCTACCGTTCAGTTGTATGCCTCCAATGCCCGAAATACAACGCTTAATATTCGTGGCTTAGGCTCTACGTATGGCTTAACGAACGATGGTATTGATCCAGGCGTCGGATTTTATGTAGATGGTGTTTACTACGCCCGTCCAGCGGCTACAGCACTCGATTTCATCGATATTGAACAGGTAGAGGTGTTACGAGGGCCTCAGGGAACGTTGTTTGGTAAAAACACAACAGCTGGAGCCTTCAACATTACCACGCGTCCTGCCGGTTTTACCCCAAGCGGTAGCTTTGAATTAAGTTATGGCAATTACGGGTATATCCAGGCTAAAGGCTCACTCACGGGACCACTGAGTAAAAAGCTTGCCGCGCGGGTATCGTTTACGGGTACACAACGGAACGGGACTTTTTTCAATGTACATACCCAGCTTCCAATCAACGACATTAATAATATTGGTGTGCGGGCGCAACTCCTGTACACGCCAAGCGATAATGTAAGAATTACCATAATCGGGGATGTTTCTGATCAGAAACCGAATGGTTATGGCTGGCCAGTAGCCGGTGTTGTTCCCACCAAGCGGGCTGCCTATCGACAATTTAATGCCATTATTGCTGATTTAAATTACAAACTCCCGTATTCAAGCGCTTTTGAACGGATTGTTGACCTGGATACGCCATCAAAAGCAGATAATCAGCTTGGTGGCGTATCAGTGAACGCCGATATTAAAATAGGAGGTGGTACCCTAACCTCTACAACAGCCTGGCGTCACTGGAAATGGACCCCGCTGAATGACCGCGACTACATCGGTTTACCCGTCTTTACGATTTCGGCAGGTAATTCAGTTCATGACCAGTGGTCGCAGGAAATACGGTATGCGGGTAAAGTTTCATCCCGGTTGAGCGGTGTTGTTGGCTTATTCGGCCTTTGGCAGGATTTGAAATCTGACCCCGTACAGACCGAAGAAGCCGGTTCTGCCCAATGGCGCTTTGCCCAAAGCTCGACAAGTGCCCTCTGGAAAACGCCGGGCCTGTTCGATAACTTCGGTATTCGGACAACCAATAGAATCAAGAGTACGGGCTTGGCGGTATTTGGACAACTTGACTGGGCTTTAACAGATAAAATCCACGTTTTACCAGGTGTCCGGTATAATTACGACAAGAAAGTAGCCAACTATAAACGGGAAACCTACGGAGGTCTGCAAACGACCGATGCGGCTTTGATCGCCTTAAAGAACGGGGTTTATACCAATCAGGCGTTCGATACGGACGTATCAGAGGATAATTTTTCCGGACAGGTTACTCTGCAATACAGAGCAGGAAGTGCGATCAATGCCTTTGCAACCTATGCTATAAGCTACAAACCCGTCGGGATTAATATTGGTGGATTACCAACAGCCAATGGACAGACATTACTTGACCTGGCCAGAGTGAAGCCCGAGCATGTAAACCACGTCGAATTTGGCCTGAAAACAAAACCATCGCCTAACTCGATCCTGAATCTGGTATTCTATAATACAGAGATTAAAGATTATCAGACACAGGTACAAACGCCTGAACCCGGCGTGAACAGAGGCTATCTGGCCAATGCTGAGAAAGTGCGCGTAATGGGTGTGGAGATCGATGGAAATGTACGGATAGCCAATCGGTTAACCCTGAACGCAGCCTTTGCCTATACAGATGGCAAGTATGTGACATTTAAAAATGCGCCAGTGCCGCTTGAAGAAACGGGGGGAGAACAAGCTTTTAAAGATATTTCAGGCGGGGTGTTACCCGGTATCTCAAAATGGTCAGGTTCGGTAGGGGGCGAGGTCACCGCTAAAGGAAAGCTCATCAGTTTAAAAGGAAATTACTTTGTTGGCTTAGATGCTTTTTATCGCTCCTCTTTTTCGTCGAGTCCATCACCGTCTCAGTATTTAAATATTGACGCTTACACCCTGGCAAATGGACGGCTTGGTTTTAGAGCTTCTACCGGAATTTCGATTTTTGTCTGGAGCAGAAACCTGTTCAATACCAATTACTTTGAGCAGTTACTGGCGGCTCCCGGAAGCGCAGGCCATTATGCAGGCATTGTAGGTGACCCACGTACCTATGGCGTTACGTTACGGTATACCTTCTAA
- a CDS encoding DUF2490 domain-containing protein yields the protein MKKLYILLCSLLLISSQSRGQVLKDVTSSNQVWIAYYNQTRLSDKWSIWFDTHARRTDFLGRWATQIFRPGAVYHLSDKARLMAGYAYARFYSTEPGGDVQPEHRPWQQINWEGKLGRFETNHWIRIEERFRRNLVNEQLAPGYGFNFRFRIMVSAQLPLWGKEAKPGVPSVLVQNEIWFNAGGEIVYNYFDQNRLFLGIVYPFSEQLRLQAGYMNVFQQQEEGNEFQNKHVLRLFLYHDLDFR from the coding sequence TTGAAGAAACTCTACATTCTGCTTTGTAGTCTGTTACTGATCAGTAGCCAGAGCAGGGGTCAGGTACTTAAAGATGTCACGTCATCTAATCAGGTATGGATTGCCTATTACAATCAAACCCGGCTAAGTGATAAATGGAGTATCTGGTTCGACACGCACGCGCGACGTACTGATTTTCTGGGACGCTGGGCGACGCAGATTTTCAGACCTGGTGCCGTTTATCACTTATCCGATAAGGCGCGACTGATGGCTGGATACGCTTATGCCCGTTTTTACTCCACTGAACCAGGGGGTGATGTTCAGCCAGAGCACCGCCCGTGGCAGCAGATAAACTGGGAAGGTAAACTGGGTCGATTTGAGACCAATCACTGGATACGAATCGAGGAACGGTTTCGCCGGAATCTGGTCAATGAGCAATTGGCCCCCGGCTATGGCTTCAATTTTCGATTTCGGATCATGGTATCCGCCCAATTGCCACTCTGGGGTAAAGAAGCGAAGCCGGGTGTCCCGTCCGTACTTGTCCAGAACGAAATATGGTTTAACGCAGGTGGGGAAATCGTTTATAATTACTTCGATCAGAACCGGTTATTTCTGGGGATCGTCTACCCATTTTCGGAGCAGCTACGGCTTCAGGCAGGTTATATGAACGTGTTTCAGCAGCAGGAAGAAGGGAATGAATTTCAGAACAAGCACGTTCTAAGGCTGTTTCTCTACCACGATCTTGATTTCAGATAG
- a CDS encoding YbhB/YbcL family Raf kinase inhibitor-like protein, which translates to MRIITRILFGLIVLFGLFMIVMHFRAKSQHEDEEAYLTTLRKSITVSSGSFPPNGDMPVNCSCRGSSVSPALAWESNQADAETYVVLVTDYDVPTPTFPIFNLSHWVLYNLPASVRSLPEALTTEQLQLLGGKIGKSSTGNLKFIAPCPPAGRHAYVFRVYALDEALSFTDVPNKQQVIDAMKGHILGYGELTGYFE; encoded by the coding sequence ATGCGTATAATTACTCGGATACTATTTGGCTTGATTGTGCTTTTCGGGCTATTTATGATAGTAATGCACTTTAGGGCAAAGTCTCAGCATGAAGACGAAGAAGCTTACCTGACCACATTACGAAAAAGCATCACTGTTTCCAGCGGTTCATTCCCGCCCAACGGCGATATGCCTGTCAATTGCAGTTGCCGTGGAAGCAGTGTATCACCGGCGCTTGCGTGGGAAAGCAATCAGGCCGATGCGGAGACTTACGTTGTTCTGGTAACTGACTACGATGTGCCAACCCCCACTTTCCCAATATTCAACCTTTCGCACTGGGTATTGTACAATTTACCCGCATCAGTTCGTAGCCTTCCGGAAGCCCTAACTACCGAGCAATTGCAGTTGCTGGGTGGTAAAATTGGGAAAAGCTCGACTGGTAATCTAAAGTTTATCGCCCCTTGCCCACCAGCAGGGCGCCATGCTTATGTATTTCGTGTCTATGCTCTCGATGAAGCGCTTTCCTTTACGGATGTGCCCAATAAACAACAGGTTATAGATGCAATGAAAGGCCACATTCTGGGTTATGGCGAATTGACTGGCTATTTTGAATAG
- a CDS encoding RNA polymerase sigma factor — MSQQLVEQCQKGNAFAQKRLFDQFVNRLFRVSLRYVRNESDAEEVLMNGFLKAFRSIVGFTYRDDNGLEAWLRRIVVNEALQHLRANRNLPLFQADELAEIQPDTGQLPDSMLDAERIHQLILELPPGYRTVFNLYAIEGYTHREIADQLRISENTSKSQLSKARALLQTWLIQYGYEAETRRIS; from the coding sequence ATGTCGCAGCAACTTGTTGAACAATGTCAGAAGGGTAATGCGTTTGCCCAGAAACGACTGTTCGATCAGTTTGTTAACCGACTGTTTCGGGTTAGTCTACGCTATGTCCGGAATGAATCAGATGCTGAAGAGGTGTTGATGAACGGTTTCCTGAAAGCTTTTCGCTCGATTGTAGGCTTTACCTATCGGGACGATAATGGTCTGGAAGCTTGGCTTCGGCGTATTGTGGTCAACGAAGCATTGCAACACCTGCGGGCTAATCGAAACCTGCCTCTTTTTCAGGCCGATGAACTCGCCGAGATTCAGCCAGATACCGGGCAACTCCCGGATAGCATGCTCGATGCTGAACGCATTCATCAGCTTATTCTGGAGTTGCCACCTGGCTATCGAACGGTCTTTAACCTATACGCTATTGAAGGATATACACACCGCGAAATTGCCGATCAGTTACGCATCTCCGAAAATACCTCAAAATCGCAGTTAAGCAAGGCGAGGGCTTTATTACAAACCTGGTTGATACAATACGGTTATGAAGCAGAAACTCGACGAATCTCTTGA
- a CDS encoding winged helix-turn-helix transcriptional regulator yields the protein MDRTIVDNQQDRLQEKLQKILGTTGRVVGGCPTRNILDRFSDKWSILSIFHLGNAGTLRFNELKKRIDGVSQRMLTVTLRNLERDGLVSRRVYPEIPPRVEYELTELGYSLLVQVIDLGEWATDHSDQIMNARQRYDTREHSTMLVN from the coding sequence ATGGACAGAACTATTGTTGATAATCAGCAGGATAGGCTGCAAGAAAAATTGCAGAAAATTTTAGGAACGACAGGTCGTGTGGTAGGAGGGTGCCCAACCCGGAATATTCTGGACCGTTTCAGCGATAAATGGTCGATATTGTCTATTTTTCATTTAGGCAATGCCGGAACCCTTCGATTCAATGAACTCAAGAAACGGATCGATGGCGTTTCTCAGCGAATGCTTACAGTAACGCTGCGCAATCTGGAACGCGATGGTCTGGTTTCGCGACGGGTGTATCCTGAAATCCCGCCAAGGGTCGAATACGAACTGACAGAGCTGGGTTATAGTCTATTGGTGCAAGTCATTGATCTGGGTGAATGGGCCACCGATCACAGCGATCAGATTATGAATGCACGACAACGCTATGATACGCGCGAACACAGCACTATGCTGGTTAATTGA
- a CDS encoding SDR family oxidoreductase produces the protein MIAITGASGHLGKATLEFLLAKTNANSLVAIARDPEKVADLASKGITVRQGDYGDPASLVASLAGVSTVLLISSSALGEERVRQHANVINAAKEAGVKHIFYTSAPNPSPTAHFAPAIDHFQTENLLRESGLTYTIFRNNLYLDVVPGLIGDAAQSGKLYYPGGDGKISFVLRTDIAEALATALTSEGHENKVYDIGAPTAWSFGDIARALSHNDKSVDYIDIPNSAYEAELVKHLPAPVAKVYAGMAEGIKENDFNQPDSTLEKLLGREPVSLDSFLKNLA, from the coding sequence ATGATCGCTATTACCGGAGCATCTGGCCATCTAGGAAAAGCCACGCTCGAATTTTTACTAGCTAAAACAAATGCCAATTCACTGGTTGCCATTGCCAGAGATCCCGAAAAAGTGGCTGATCTGGCCAGCAAAGGAATCACCGTTCGTCAGGGAGATTATGGTGATCCGGCTTCGCTCGTAGCCAGTCTGGCAGGTGTTAGTACAGTACTGTTAATCTCCAGTTCTGCACTGGGGGAGGAGCGTGTTCGCCAGCACGCCAATGTGATCAATGCGGCCAAAGAAGCCGGTGTGAAGCATATTTTTTATACCAGTGCCCCGAATCCATCCCCAACAGCACACTTTGCGCCAGCTATTGATCATTTCCAGACCGAAAACCTGTTGAGAGAATCAGGTCTGACGTATACTATCTTCCGCAATAATCTATATCTGGATGTAGTACCGGGATTGATTGGCGATGCGGCTCAATCGGGGAAACTCTACTATCCGGGTGGTGATGGAAAAATCAGCTTTGTACTGCGAACAGACATTGCCGAAGCCCTCGCTACTGCGCTGACCAGCGAAGGTCATGAGAATAAGGTGTATGACATTGGGGCGCCTACTGCCTGGTCATTCGGTGATATTGCCAGGGCGTTGAGTCATAATGATAAGTCCGTTGACTACATCGATATTCCCAATAGTGCCTACGAAGCCGAACTCGTCAAGCACTTGCCCGCTCCGGTGGCCAAAGTCTACGCAGGAATGGCCGAAGGCATAAAGGAAAATGACTTTAATCAGCCCGATTCAACACTGGAAAAACTGTTGGGTCGCGAACCCGTTAGTCTGGACAGTTTTCTGAAAAACCTGGCCTAA
- a CDS encoding amidase has product MPRAFRLCHPSRIYTLLWLLIYTWTVSAQPLPKTSSTNTFELIETTISDIHKAFRTGSLTSEQLVNAYLKRIQTYDQPTKLNAIIIVNPEAINTARALDAEFRKTGRLRPLHGIPVIVKDNFNTKGLQTTGGSIALKGFVPTEDAYQVRKLREAGAIVLAKSNMAEWAFTPMHSQSSMAGETLNPYNLAYVPAGSSGGTAAAVAANLGAVGVGSDTGNSIRGPSSHNALVGFRTSLGLISRYGIIPLYTRNDVGGPMCRTVEDAVRLLEVTAGYDPNDPITKNSQGKIPKNYTQFLRNDGLKGTRIGVLRQVSDKSIHPEIKQLFDQGLADLTRMGAQVVDVTIPDFDSLRTNQGCADFRADIENYLRTFVKLDSLKTLEDIIRIGGYSDIVRDRLTHQQTHSGRTRHPEIPCGDAFTDPLRIAFRKAIEAEMDRLHVDALVYPTWNYPPAQVGDAKGYKGDNSQLIAPATGQPAFTVPMGYTTGDLPAGIQFLGRLFAEPTLIRLTYAYEHGTHHRIAPKRFMALGQ; this is encoded by the coding sequence ATGCCGCGAGCTTTTCGTCTCTGTCATCCGTCACGGATTTATACGTTGTTATGGTTGCTGATTTATACCTGGACAGTGTCTGCTCAGCCACTGCCCAAAACGTCCTCTACGAATACGTTCGAACTGATTGAAACCACGATCAGCGACATCCACAAAGCTTTCCGCACAGGTTCTCTGACGAGCGAACAGTTGGTCAATGCTTACCTGAAACGTATCCAGACTTACGATCAGCCTACAAAGCTCAACGCCATTATTATTGTCAATCCGGAAGCAATCAATACTGCCCGTGCGCTGGATGCGGAATTTCGAAAAACGGGTAGGCTGCGCCCGTTACACGGTATTCCGGTTATCGTGAAAGACAATTTTAACACAAAAGGGCTACAAACAACGGGCGGCTCCATAGCACTGAAAGGATTTGTGCCGACTGAAGATGCCTATCAGGTTCGTAAACTGCGGGAAGCCGGGGCCATTGTACTGGCTAAATCCAATATGGCGGAATGGGCTTTTACGCCCATGCATTCGCAAAGTTCAATGGCTGGCGAAACGCTGAATCCCTACAATCTGGCCTATGTGCCAGCCGGATCGAGTGGTGGTACCGCAGCAGCCGTGGCTGCTAACTTAGGCGCAGTTGGGGTAGGCTCCGATACAGGCAATTCAATCCGGGGGCCGTCGTCGCATAACGCACTGGTGGGCTTCCGAACATCGCTGGGCCTGATCAGTCGTTACGGTATTATTCCGCTCTATACCCGCAACGATGTTGGTGGGCCGATGTGCCGCACGGTCGAAGATGCCGTTCGGCTGCTGGAGGTTACGGCGGGCTACGATCCTAACGATCCGATTACTAAAAACAGCCAGGGCAAAATCCCTAAAAACTATACCCAGTTTCTACGCAACGATGGCTTGAAAGGTACCCGAATTGGGGTGCTTCGTCAGGTAAGCGACAAATCGATCCACCCGGAAATCAAGCAGCTTTTCGACCAGGGTCTGGCGGATTTGACCCGAATGGGTGCGCAGGTCGTTGATGTTACTATTCCTGATTTTGACTCGTTACGCACCAACCAGGGGTGCGCCGACTTTAGAGCCGATATTGAAAACTACCTTCGCACCTTTGTTAAACTGGATTCCCTGAAAACCCTGGAAGATATCATTCGAATAGGCGGTTATTCGGACATTGTGCGCGACCGGCTAACCCACCAACAAACGCATTCGGGTCGCACCAGGCATCCCGAAATTCCGTGTGGTGATGCGTTTACCGATCCATTGCGGATTGCTTTTCGCAAAGCGATTGAAGCCGAAATGGATCGGCTGCATGTCGATGCCCTTGTTTACCCAACCTGGAATTATCCGCCCGCTCAGGTTGGGGATGCAAAAGGCTATAAAGGGGATAACAGTCAACTGATTGCTCCCGCTACCGGCCAGCCCGCTTTTACCGTTCCAATGGGATACACGACCGGCGATTTACCCGCTGGTATTCAATTTTTGGGTCGTCTGTTCGCTGAACCAACTTTAATCCGGTTGACGTATGCCTATGAACATGGAACTCACCATCGGATCGCCCCAAAGCGATTTATGGCGCTTGGCCAATAA